Proteins encoded by one window of Streptomyces sp. NBC_01571:
- a CDS encoding DNA-3-methyladenine glycosylase, whose translation MAGRFTPRPTRTTVRGGQVDVPAGAGPGVPRQAAGPGLGRTWTPPGPLDLGLVLGPLRRGPGDPTFRATPDGSVWRASRTPAGAGTLRVAVRSGEVRAEAWGPGARWLLEQLPDMLGASDDPAAFEPRHRLVASTRHRRPGLRLTRTGLVLESLIPSVLEQKVTADEAYRAWRLLVRKFGEPAPGPAPERMYVMPTPRTWALIPSWEWHRAGVDNKRASTILRAVRVAARLEEAMGMEAERAQARLELVSGIGPWTSAETVQRSHGAADAVTVGDLHLPGIVGYALAGDRDADDAVMLALLEPYAGQRHRAARLILLSGRTPARRVPRMPRGDIGRL comes from the coding sequence GTGGCTGGACGATTCACCCCCCGGCCGACGCGTACGACCGTGCGCGGCGGGCAGGTCGACGTGCCCGCGGGCGCCGGCCCCGGCGTACCGCGGCAGGCGGCCGGGCCCGGACTCGGACGGACCTGGACACCGCCCGGTCCGCTCGATCTCGGTCTGGTGCTCGGGCCGCTGCGCCGGGGGCCGGGCGACCCGACCTTCCGCGCGACACCGGACGGGTCCGTGTGGCGGGCCAGCAGGACGCCCGCCGGCGCCGGGACCCTGCGGGTCGCGGTGCGGTCCGGGGAAGTCCGGGCCGAGGCGTGGGGGCCGGGGGCCCGGTGGCTGCTCGAACAGCTGCCCGACATGCTCGGCGCGTCGGACGATCCCGCCGCCTTCGAGCCGCGGCACCGGCTGGTCGCCTCGACGCGGCACCGGCGGCCGGGGTTGCGGCTGACCCGTACCGGGCTGGTGCTGGAGTCGCTCATTCCGTCCGTTCTGGAGCAGAAGGTCACGGCGGACGAGGCCTATCGGGCGTGGCGATTGCTCGTACGGAAGTTCGGGGAGCCGGCGCCGGGGCCCGCACCGGAACGGATGTACGTCATGCCGACGCCTCGGACCTGGGCCCTGATCCCCTCCTGGGAGTGGCACCGGGCCGGAGTCGACAACAAGCGGGCTTCGACGATCCTGCGGGCCGTGCGGGTGGCGGCACGGCTGGAGGAAGCGATGGGCATGGAGGCGGAGCGGGCGCAGGCGCGGCTGGAGCTGGTGTCCGGGATCGGGCCGTGGACCTCGGCGGAGACCGTGCAGCGCAGTCACGGTGCGGCGGACGCGGTGACGGTCGGGGATCTTCATCTGCCGGGGATCGTGGGGTACGCGTTGGCGGGGGACCGCGATGCGGATGATGCCGTGATGCTGGCGTTGCTGGAGCCGTATGCCGGGCAGCGGCATCGGGCCGCGCGGTTGATTCTGTTGTCGGGGCGGACGCCGGCGCGGCGGGTGCCGCGGATGCCGCGTGGGGATATCGGGCGGTTGTGA
- a CDS encoding NDP-sugar synthase, with protein sequence MTEAILLVGGRGTRLRPLTVNTPKPMVPAAGVPFLTHQLARARAAGVEHIVLATSYLAEVFEPYFGDGSALGLHIEYVTEEEPLGTGGAIRNVAERLHSGPDEPVLIFNGDILTGLDIQALVATHGATGADVSLHLTRVEDPRAYGLVPTDPSGRVTAFLEKPQTPAEIVTDQINAGAYVFRRSVIDSIPAGRPVSVERETFPELLATGAHLQGMVDSTYWLDLGTPQAFVRGSADLVLGRAPSPAVPGRCGDRLVLPTARVAPDAKLTGGTVVGEGAHVGEGARVMGSTILSGAVVEPGAVITDSLVGAHARIGERTVLSGTVVGDGAVIGPDNELREGVRIWCGAHIPAGALRFSSDQ encoded by the coding sequence GTGACAGAAGCGATCCTCCTGGTCGGTGGCAGAGGCACCCGGCTGCGCCCGCTCACGGTGAACACCCCCAAGCCGATGGTTCCGGCGGCCGGGGTGCCCTTCCTCACGCATCAGCTGGCGCGGGCGAGAGCGGCGGGCGTCGAGCACATCGTCCTGGCGACCTCCTACCTGGCCGAGGTCTTCGAGCCGTACTTCGGTGACGGCTCGGCGCTGGGTCTCCACATCGAGTACGTCACCGAAGAGGAACCCCTCGGCACGGGCGGCGCGATCCGCAACGTCGCCGAGCGTCTGCACTCGGGCCCGGACGAGCCGGTCCTGATCTTCAACGGTGACATCCTGACGGGGCTGGACATCCAGGCGCTGGTCGCGACGCACGGGGCGACCGGCGCGGACGTGTCCCTGCACCTGACCCGGGTCGAGGACCCCCGGGCGTACGGTCTGGTCCCGACGGATCCCTCGGGCCGGGTGACGGCCTTCCTGGAGAAGCCCCAGACGCCCGCGGAGATCGTCACCGACCAGATCAACGCGGGGGCGTACGTCTTCCGCCGCTCCGTCATCGACTCGATCCCGGCCGGCCGCCCGGTCTCGGTGGAACGGGAGACCTTCCCGGAGCTGCTGGCCACCGGGGCCCATCTGCAGGGCATGGTGGACTCGACCTACTGGCTGGATCTGGGCACCCCACAGGCCTTCGTGCGGGGCTCCGCGGACCTGGTCCTCGGCCGAGCCCCCTCGCCCGCCGTCCCCGGCCGCTGCGGCGACCGTCTGGTGCTGCCCACGGCCCGGGTCGCCCCGGACGCCAAGCTGACCGGCGGCACGGTCGTGGGTGAGGGCGCGCACGTCGGCGAGGGCGCGCGGGTCATGGGCAGCACCATCCTGTCCGGCGCCGTCGTCGAACCCGGCGCCGTCATCACCGACTCCCTCGTCGGAGCCCACGCCCGCATCGGCGAACGCACCGTCCTCTCCGGCACGGTCGTCGGCGACGGCGCGGTGATCGGCCCCGACAACGAACTCCGCGAGGGCGTACGCATCTGGTGCGGGGCTCACATCCCAGCGGGAGCGCTCCGCTTCTCCTCGGACCAGTAA
- a CDS encoding cysteine dioxygenase family protein codes for MNSDSDLQIAGDILEVPHLLQPPREHPATVADFVGLARAVSADRSRWEHLVQYDATSRWYHRLHTGPGYEVWLLSWVPGQGSGLHDHGASSGVLTVLDGVLTERTDRGRRALGAGAQRVFAPGYAHEVVNDSLEPAVSLHVYYPGLTEMPMHGARCAVAEVQ; via the coding sequence ATGAACAGCGACAGCGACCTCCAGATCGCCGGCGACATCCTCGAAGTCCCGCACCTGCTCCAGCCGCCGCGCGAGCACCCCGCCACCGTGGCCGACTTCGTCGGCCTCGCCCGCGCCGTCTCCGCCGACCGCTCCCGGTGGGAGCACCTCGTCCAGTACGACGCGACCTCACGCTGGTACCACCGGCTGCACACCGGGCCCGGCTACGAGGTGTGGCTCCTCTCCTGGGTGCCCGGACAAGGCAGCGGTCTGCACGACCACGGCGCCTCCTCCGGCGTACTCACCGTCCTGGACGGCGTGTTGACGGAGCGCACCGACCGCGGCAGGCGCGCGTTGGGCGCGGGCGCGCAGCGGGTCTTCGCGCCCGGGTACGCCCACGAGGTCGTCAACGACTCCCTCGAACCGGCCGTGAGCCTGCACGTCTACTACCCGGGTCTCACCGAGATGCCGATGCACGGGGCGCGGTGCGCCGTCGCCGAGGTCCAGTAA
- a CDS encoding LCP family protein: protein MTDSAGPGAGASATGTGLARRRRRLWLRNASLGLGVFVLAASGTGWAVYEKLNGNITADNDAAAELARYEKERPTALVRGAQNILLIGSDSRSGKGNRKYGRDSGTERSDTTILLHLAANRHSATAVSLPRDLMVHLPDCRRPDGTRSRPAFAMFNSAFEQGGSACTIRTVEKLTNIRVDHHMVVDFHGFKDMVDAVDGVQVCLKQPIDDKDAKLRLPAGEVTLNGEQALGYVRARKSIGNGSDTDRMDRQQRFLGALVSKVRSNDVLLNPTKLYPVLDAATSSLTTDPDLASLRGLYELVRGMRDIPVERVQFLTVPRTTYAYNANRDQLVEPEAAQLFARLRSDTPVAVTKGLPKGSPADVPEDSGTRSGNAATGRPGPARNSFEGRDEGAYDFAFDYEVQSRDDGKWPGEQGLSPAGTSPPAPTFRGNTAAEDACG from the coding sequence GTGACCGACAGCGCAGGGCCGGGAGCGGGGGCGTCGGCCACCGGTACCGGGCTCGCTCGGCGGCGTCGGCGGTTGTGGCTGCGCAACGCGTCCCTGGGGCTCGGCGTCTTCGTGCTGGCCGCGAGCGGGACCGGCTGGGCCGTGTACGAGAAGCTGAACGGGAACATCACGGCGGACAACGACGCGGCCGCCGAGCTCGCCCGGTACGAGAAGGAGCGGCCCACCGCGCTCGTACGGGGGGCGCAGAACATCCTGCTGATCGGATCGGACTCGCGCTCGGGGAAGGGGAACCGGAAGTACGGCCGCGACTCCGGGACCGAGCGCTCCGACACCACGATCCTGCTGCACCTGGCAGCGAACCGGCACAGCGCGACCGCCGTCTCGCTGCCCCGCGACCTGATGGTGCATCTGCCGGACTGCCGCCGCCCGGACGGCACCCGCAGCCGGCCGGCGTTCGCGATGTTCAACTCCGCCTTCGAGCAGGGCGGTTCGGCCTGCACGATCCGGACCGTCGAGAAGCTCACGAACATCCGCGTCGACCATCACATGGTCGTCGACTTCCACGGCTTCAAGGACATGGTCGACGCCGTGGACGGCGTCCAGGTGTGCCTGAAGCAGCCCATCGACGACAAGGACGCCAAGCTGAGGCTGCCCGCGGGCGAGGTGACGCTCAACGGCGAACAGGCCCTCGGCTACGTGCGCGCCCGCAAGAGCATCGGCAACGGCAGCGACACCGACCGGATGGACCGCCAGCAGCGGTTTCTGGGCGCGCTCGTCAGCAAGGTGCGCAGCAACGACGTCCTGCTGAATCCGACGAAGCTCTATCCCGTGCTCGACGCGGCCACCTCCTCGCTCACCACCGACCCGGATCTGGCGAGCCTGCGCGGGCTGTACGAGCTGGTGCGCGGCATGCGCGACATTCCCGTGGAACGGGTGCAATTCCTGACGGTGCCCCGGACGACGTACGCGTACAACGCCAATCGCGACCAACTCGTCGAGCCCGAGGCGGCACAGCTCTTCGCACGGCTGCGTTCGGACACGCCGGTGGCGGTCACCAAGGGTCTTCCGAAGGGGTCTCCCGCGGACGTTCCGGAGGATTCCGGAACGCGGAGCGGGAATGCGGCGACGGGCCGTCCTGGCCCCGCGCGGAACTCGTTCGAGGGCCGCGATGAAGGCGCGTACGACTTCGCATTCGACTACGAAGTGCAGTCGCGCGACGACGGGAAGTGGCCAGGCGAACAGGGTCTCTCACCCGCCGGCACCTCTCCCCCCGCGCCGACTTTCCGGGGCAACACCGCGGCCGAGGACGCCTGCGGGTAA
- a CDS encoding LCP family protein — MDAQGRGRADNIDPADQWVLNPNTGEYELRLTASAPQSGVPRPRRGNPAPTGAGGRSGQRARTAPERDSPAPPNTDVPGPRRRRGAPAEPPPGRRRTRTKPKKSKAKKVLLWTGGSMAFVLIAVSAGGYLYLKHLEGNVSTTDVGSAGKKGFSKDEAFNILIIGTDKRTGKGNEGYGDANSVGHADTNILLHVSKDRTNATALSIPRDLIANVPDCPTKQPDGSTKVVPGTENVRFNISLGQDGRDPGCTMRTVKELTGISVDHFMMADFNAVKTLTTAVQGVDVCLAHAVNDKDSHLNLPAGKSKVEGEQALAFVRTRHSWGNEGDLDRIKVQQQFLASLMRKMSSSDTLTSPTKLISLAEAATKALTVDTGIGSVSTLKDVALELKKVPTKNISFMTVPVLDNPADGKYHKTVIVNPAAAPDVFDAIRNDVSFTEVKKKEKAAKDAQAARLKGTKSAASEVRVRILNGGAAGGSAQLTLAWLQNSEGVLKSENAGNAPTALSKTTLEYAPDQAAQARRLAEIMGLSGSALKPGKSVTNSQGLPAMTLTLGKDFKGAGEPLTAATKAPEVDKSTADKEKCAS, encoded by the coding sequence GTGGACGCGCAAGGCCGTGGGCGGGCGGACAATATCGATCCCGCAGACCAATGGGTGCTCAACCCGAACACCGGCGAATACGAACTGCGACTGACCGCTTCCGCACCGCAGTCGGGAGTCCCGAGACCGCGTCGCGGCAACCCCGCGCCGACGGGAGCGGGAGGGAGGTCGGGACAGCGTGCGCGCACGGCGCCGGAGCGGGACAGTCCCGCGCCGCCCAACACCGACGTCCCAGGGCCGCGCCGACGCCGCGGTGCCCCGGCCGAGCCGCCGCCGGGCCGCCGCCGGACGCGGACGAAGCCCAAGAAGTCGAAGGCGAAGAAGGTCCTGCTGTGGACCGGCGGTTCGATGGCCTTCGTGCTGATCGCCGTGTCGGCCGGGGGGTACCTCTACCTCAAGCACCTCGAGGGCAACGTCAGCACGACGGATGTCGGCAGCGCGGGCAAGAAGGGCTTCAGCAAGGACGAGGCCTTCAACATCCTGATCATCGGCACCGACAAGCGCACCGGCAAGGGCAACGAGGGCTACGGCGATGCGAACAGCGTGGGGCACGCCGACACCAATATCCTGCTGCACGTCTCCAAGGACCGTACGAACGCGACCGCGTTGAGCATCCCGCGTGACCTGATCGCGAACGTCCCTGACTGCCCGACCAAGCAGCCCGACGGCAGCACCAAGGTCGTCCCGGGCACGGAGAACGTCCGCTTCAACATCAGCCTGGGGCAGGACGGTCGCGACCCGGGCTGCACCATGCGTACGGTGAAGGAACTCACCGGCATCTCGGTGGACCACTTCATGATGGCGGACTTCAACGCGGTGAAGACTCTGACGACGGCGGTGCAAGGCGTCGATGTCTGCCTCGCGCACGCCGTCAACGACAAGGACTCGCACCTCAATCTGCCCGCAGGCAAAAGCAAGGTCGAGGGTGAGCAGGCGCTGGCGTTCGTCCGCACCCGCCACAGCTGGGGCAATGAGGGCGACCTGGACCGTATCAAGGTGCAGCAGCAGTTCCTGGCCTCCCTCATGCGCAAGATGAGCTCCAGCGACACCCTCACCAGCCCTACCAAGCTGATCAGCCTGGCCGAGGCGGCCACCAAGGCGCTCACGGTGGACACGGGCATAGGAAGCGTCAGCACGCTCAAGGACGTGGCCCTGGAGCTGAAGAAGGTGCCGACGAAGAACATCAGTTTCATGACGGTGCCGGTGCTCGACAACCCGGCCGACGGCAAGTACCACAAGACGGTCATCGTCAATCCGGCCGCGGCCCCCGACGTCTTCGACGCGATCAGGAACGACGTCTCCTTCACCGAGGTGAAGAAGAAGGAGAAGGCGGCGAAGGACGCCCAGGCCGCCCGCCTCAAGGGCACCAAGTCCGCGGCCTCCGAGGTGCGGGTGCGGATCCTCAACGGTGGTGCCGCCGGCGGCTCCGCTCAGCTGACCCTCGCCTGGCTGCAGAACTCCGAGGGCGTGCTGAAGTCCGAGAACGCGGGCAACGCGCCCACGGCACTGAGTAAGACCACGCTCGAGTACGCGCCCGACCAGGCCGCTCAGGCACGCCGGCTGGCCGAGATCATGGGGCTGTCCGGATCCGCGCTGAAGCCCGGCAAGAGCGTGACCAACTCCCAGGGGCTGCCCGCGATGACGCTGACCCTGGGCAAGGACTTCAAGGGCGCGGGCGAGCCGCTCACCGCCGCGACGAAGGCGCCGGAGGTCGACAAGTCCACGGCGGACAAGGAGAAGTGCGCCTCGTAG
- a CDS encoding coenzyme F420-0:L-glutamate ligase — MSGGPVEDEGATGDVRPTDDTGRAHGAGGTGGKDDGGGSDAAVGYRVWALPGLPEVQRGDDLAKIIAGAEPGLADGDVLLVTSKIVSKAEGRLVEASDREAAIDAETVRVVARRGALRIVENRQGLVMAAAGVDASNTPAGTVLLLPEDPDASARTIRAGLRDTLGVDVGVVITDTFGRPWRTGLTDVAIGAAGVRVLDDLRGGTDAHGNPLSATVVATADELAGAGDLVKGKASGLPVAVVRGLPQVVAEDDGAGTRAMVRGARDDMFRLGTSEAVREAVTQRRTVRAFTDEPVDPGAVRRAVAAAVTAPAPHHTTPWRFVLLESARSRTRLLDAMRDAWIEDLRGDAKSEESIAKRVRRGDVLRNAPYLVVPCLVTDGSHTYGDPRRDAAEREMFVVAMGAGVQNFLVALAGERLGSAWVSSTMFCRDVVRDVLALPEDWDPMGAVAVGHAATAPGARPERDAGAFVEVR; from the coding sequence TTGAGCGGCGGACCGGTCGAGGACGAGGGAGCCACGGGCGACGTGAGGCCGACGGACGACACGGGCCGTGCGCACGGTGCGGGCGGCACGGGCGGCAAGGACGACGGCGGAGGCTCGGATGCCGCTGTCGGCTACCGGGTCTGGGCCCTGCCCGGCCTTCCGGAGGTGCAGCGGGGCGACGACCTCGCCAAGATCATCGCCGGGGCCGAGCCGGGGCTGGCCGACGGGGACGTCCTGCTCGTCACCTCGAAGATCGTGTCCAAGGCCGAGGGGCGCCTGGTGGAGGCCTCCGACCGGGAGGCGGCCATCGACGCCGAGACCGTACGGGTCGTGGCGCGCCGCGGCGCGCTCCGGATCGTCGAGAACCGGCAGGGGCTCGTGATGGCCGCCGCCGGGGTCGACGCCTCCAACACGCCGGCCGGGACCGTCCTGTTGCTGCCCGAGGACCCCGACGCGTCCGCCCGGACGATCCGGGCGGGCCTGCGGGACACCCTCGGGGTGGACGTCGGCGTCGTGATCACCGACACCTTCGGGCGCCCCTGGCGCACCGGGCTCACCGACGTCGCCATCGGCGCCGCGGGCGTACGGGTGCTGGACGACCTGCGCGGCGGCACCGACGCGCACGGCAATCCGCTGAGCGCGACCGTCGTCGCCACCGCCGACGAGCTCGCCGGCGCCGGTGACCTGGTCAAGGGCAAGGCCTCCGGGCTGCCGGTCGCCGTCGTGCGCGGGCTGCCCCAGGTGGTGGCCGAGGACGACGGCGCGGGGACGCGCGCGATGGTGCGGGGCGCGCGCGACGACATGTTCCGGCTGGGCACGTCCGAGGCCGTACGGGAGGCGGTGACCCAGCGGCGTACCGTACGGGCCTTCACCGACGAGCCGGTCGACCCGGGCGCCGTACGGCGTGCGGTCGCCGCCGCGGTGACCGCGCCCGCGCCGCATCACACCACGCCCTGGCGGTTCGTGCTGCTGGAGTCCGCCCGGTCGCGGACGCGGCTGCTCGACGCCATGCGGGACGCGTGGATCGAGGATCTGCGCGGGGACGCGAAGAGCGAGGAGTCGATCGCCAAGCGGGTGCGGCGCGGCGACGTGCTGCGCAACGCGCCCTACCTGGTGGTGCCGTGCCTGGTGACGGACGGGTCCCACACGTACGGCGACCCGCGCCGGGACGCGGCCGAGCGGGAGATGTTCGTCGTCGCCATGGGGGCGGGGGTGCAGAACTTCCTCGTCGCGCTGGCCGGGGAGCGGCTGGGCTCCGCGTGGGTGTCCTCCACGATGTTCTGCCGCGACGTCGTACGGGACGTGCTGGCCCTTCCGGAGGACTGGGACCCGATGGGTGCCGTAGCCGTCGGGCACGCGGCGACGGCGCCCGGGGCGCGGCCCGAGCGGGACGCCGGGGCGTTCGTCGAGGTGCGCTGA
- a CDS encoding TIGR03089 family protein has protein sequence MNATDRTPADLLRSALAADPARPLVTFYDDATGERVELSVATFANWVAKTANLLQGELSAEPGDRVALLLPAHWQTAVWLLACSSVGVVADMGGDPAAADLVVSGPDTLEAARACTGERIALALRPLGGRFPQPPAGFADYAVEVPSQGDRFAPYAAVDPEEAALIVAGAEYTGAEVVERARSGAPALGLTGPGSRILSGLAYDTWEGLSAGLYAPLSTGASVVLCRHLERLGDEGLAKRVESERVTATVR, from the coding sequence GTGAACGCCACCGATCGCACCCCTGCCGACCTGCTGCGATCCGCGCTCGCCGCGGACCCGGCCCGCCCGCTGGTGACCTTCTACGACGACGCCACGGGTGAACGTGTCGAATTGTCCGTGGCCACCTTCGCCAATTGGGTGGCCAAGACCGCCAACCTGCTCCAGGGCGAACTGTCCGCCGAACCCGGCGACCGGGTGGCGCTGCTGCTGCCCGCGCACTGGCAGACGGCGGTGTGGCTGCTGGCGTGTTCGTCGGTGGGGGTGGTCGCGGATATGGGCGGCGACCCCGCCGCGGCCGACCTGGTGGTCAGCGGACCGGACACGCTGGAGGCGGCCCGCGCCTGCACCGGGGAGCGGATCGCGCTCGCGCTGCGGCCGCTCGGCGGGCGCTTCCCGCAGCCGCCGGCGGGCTTCGCCGACTACGCGGTGGAGGTGCCGAGCCAGGGGGACCGTTTCGCGCCGTACGCCGCGGTGGACCCGGAGGAGGCCGCGCTGATCGTCGCTGGGGCGGAGTACACGGGGGCCGAGGTCGTGGAGCGGGCCCGGTCCGGCGCGCCCGCGCTCGGGCTGACGGGGCCCGGTTCGCGGATCCTGTCGGGGCTCGCGTACGACACCTGGGAGGGGCTGAGCGCGGGGTTGTACGCGCCGCTGTCGACCGGTGCGTCCGTGGTGTTGTGCCGGCATCTGGAGCGGCTGGGTGACGAAGGGCTGGCGAAACGGGTCGAGAGTGAACGGGTGACCGCGACGGTTCGCTAG
- the cofD gene encoding 2-phospho-L-lactate transferase, with product MRIVVLAGGIGGARFLRGLQRASPDADITVIGNTGDDIHLFGLKVCPDLDTVMYTLGGGINEEQGWGRTDETFHLKEELAAYGVGPEWFGLGDRDFATHIVRTQMLSAGYPLSAVTEALCDRWKPGVRLIPMSDDRVETHVAVTLPDSGERKVIHFQEYWVRLRASVPAEAVVPVGAEQAKPAPGVLEAIAEADVILFPPSNPVVSIGTILAVPGIREAIADAGVPVVGLSPIVGDAPVRGMADKVLAAVGVESTAAAVAEHYGSGLLDGWLVDTVDASTVERVEAAGIRCRSVPLMMSDLDASARMAHEALTLAEEVRGA from the coding sequence ATGCGCATTGTGGTTCTGGCAGGCGGCATCGGTGGTGCCCGGTTCCTTCGTGGTCTCCAGCGGGCCTCGCCGGACGCGGACATCACGGTCATCGGCAACACCGGCGACGACATCCATCTCTTCGGGCTGAAGGTCTGCCCGGACCTCGACACGGTGATGTACACCCTCGGCGGCGGCATCAACGAGGAGCAGGGCTGGGGTCGGACCGACGAGACCTTCCACCTCAAGGAGGAGCTCGCGGCGTACGGGGTCGGGCCCGAGTGGTTCGGGCTCGGCGACCGCGACTTCGCCACGCACATCGTGCGGACGCAGATGCTGAGCGCGGGCTATCCGCTCAGCGCGGTCACCGAGGCCCTGTGCGACCGGTGGAAGCCGGGCGTCCGGCTGATCCCCATGTCCGACGACCGCGTGGAGACCCATGTCGCCGTCACGCTGCCGGACAGCGGCGAGCGCAAGGTGATCCACTTCCAGGAGTACTGGGTGCGGCTGCGCGCCTCCGTGCCGGCCGAGGCCGTCGTGCCCGTCGGCGCCGAGCAGGCCAAGCCCGCGCCCGGGGTCCTGGAGGCCATCGCGGAGGCGGACGTGATCCTCTTCCCGCCGTCCAACCCGGTCGTGTCCATCGGCACCATCCTCGCCGTGCCCGGCATCCGGGAGGCCATCGCCGACGCGGGCGTGCCCGTGGTGGGCCTGTCCCCCATCGTCGGGGACGCGCCCGTGCGCGGCATGGCCGACAAGGTGCTCGCGGCGGTCGGCGTGGAGTCGACCGCGGCCGCGGTCGCCGAGCACTACGGCTCGGGGCTCCTGGACGGCTGGCTCGTCGACACGGTGGACGCGTCCACCGTGGAGCGCGTGGAGGCGGCCGGCATCCGCTGCCGTTCCGTACCGCTGATGATGTCCGACCTCGACGCCTCCGCACGGATGGCCCACGAGGCGCTGACGCTGGCGGAGGAGGTGCGAGGCGCTTGA
- a CDS encoding peptidoglycan recognition protein: protein MRGFLASSVGVTCAAALALPLALSAPAQALPQAAKTEPAVPGSTQSLPLVPLGDDRGLGPAAPEQGVARRAVRSFSLVGVIWDDPDTELRGRVQVRTRAFGTAHWTGWQDIETHNHEHGADPDTAESGSGRVRGSTAPLWVGDSDGVEVRVQAAVDERSTSPGESPLPRGMHLELVDPDGGPRSEAAPTTGGRTAGWNAGTGSATTVAAPVVDAAAATASAREATAANAGLAPLGATVIPALSKARTEREYLAAHPGEPRAKPYIGARPRIVTRRGWGADEGLRERGSVYTKKVKAAFVHHTASGNNYRCSQASSVIRSIYRYHVKSSGWRDIGYNFLVDKCGNIYEGRAGGVAKPVMGAHTLGFNSDTMGIAVLGSFARTKPAAAALKAIGRLTAWKLGLYGVDPRGKTYLKSAGGNLYRKGKNVRLNVISGHRDGFATECPGRLLYGKLGSARTTAARYQGR, encoded by the coding sequence ATGCGTGGATTCCTTGCTTCCTCGGTCGGCGTCACCTGCGCGGCCGCTCTCGCCCTTCCGCTGGCCCTGTCCGCCCCGGCACAGGCCCTTCCCCAGGCGGCGAAGACCGAGCCCGCCGTCCCGGGCAGCACCCAATCCCTCCCGCTCGTCCCGCTCGGCGACGACCGCGGCCTCGGACCCGCCGCGCCCGAACAGGGGGTCGCCAGACGGGCCGTACGGTCGTTCTCGCTCGTCGGCGTCATCTGGGACGACCCCGACACCGAACTGCGCGGCCGCGTCCAGGTCCGTACCCGCGCCTTCGGCACCGCCCACTGGACCGGGTGGCAGGACATCGAGACGCACAACCACGAACACGGCGCCGACCCCGACACCGCCGAGAGCGGCTCGGGCCGGGTGCGCGGTTCCACGGCGCCGCTGTGGGTCGGGGACTCCGACGGCGTCGAGGTCCGCGTCCAGGCGGCGGTGGACGAACGCTCGACCTCCCCCGGTGAGTCGCCCCTCCCCAGGGGCATGCACCTCGAACTCGTCGACCCCGACGGGGGACCCCGGTCCGAGGCCGCGCCGACGACGGGCGGCCGCACCGCCGGGTGGAACGCCGGGACGGGCTCCGCGACCACCGTCGCGGCCCCCGTCGTGGACGCCGCCGCGGCCACCGCCTCCGCCCGCGAAGCGACCGCCGCCAACGCCGGACTCGCGCCGCTCGGCGCCACCGTGATCCCGGCACTCTCCAAGGCCCGCACCGAGCGCGAGTACCTCGCCGCCCACCCGGGCGAACCGCGTGCGAAGCCGTACATCGGCGCGCGCCCGCGCATCGTCACCCGGCGCGGCTGGGGCGCGGACGAGGGCCTGCGCGAGCGCGGTTCGGTGTACACCAAAAAGGTGAAGGCCGCCTTCGTGCACCATACGGCCTCCGGCAACAACTACCGCTGCTCGCAGGCCTCTTCGGTCATCCGCAGTATCTACCGCTACCACGTCAAGAGCAGCGGCTGGCGTGACATCGGCTACAACTTCCTCGTCGACAAGTGCGGAAACATCTACGAAGGCCGGGCCGGGGGCGTGGCCAAGCCCGTCATGGGCGCCCACACCCTCGGTTTCAACAGCGACACCATGGGGATCGCCGTCCTCGGCAGCTTCGCCCGCACGAAGCCGGCCGCTGCCGCGCTGAAGGCCATCGGGCGGCTCACGGCATGGAAGCTCGGTCTCTACGGAGTCGATCCGCGCGGCAAGACATACCTGAAGTCCGCGGGTGGCAATCTCTACCGAAAGGGCAAGAACGTACGACTCAACGTGATCTCCGGCCATCGGGACGGGTTCGCCACGGAGTGCCCGGGACGACTCCTGTACGGCAAACTCGGCTCGGCCCGTACGACCGCGGCCCGGTACCAGGGCCGCTGA